TTCTTCAAACTGTTGTAATACAGACTGTTGTTGCTACAGGACATCCTtcctatcaatcaatcaatcaattaatcaatcaatcaatcagtcaaattttatttgtatagcacatttcagcaacaaggcatttcaaagtgctttacatcataacaaacacaaagccatgcaacatagaatcaacaatcaaaacacgacattaagtcaagttccatcattaaattcttaattgattacatttcaaaaccAACTCTGAACGGCTGGGTTTTCAGTCGAGATGTAAAGGAAGtcggtgtttcagctgttttacagttttctggaagtttgttccagatttgtggtgcatagaagctgaatgctgcttctccttgtttggttctggagatgcagagcagaaccagaagacctgagaggtctggaaggttgatacaacaacagcagatctttaatgtattgtggtgctaagccgttcagtgatttataaactaacaccagtattttaaagtctattctctgagctacagggagccagtggagggactttaaaactggtgttatgtgctctatcttcctggttttagtgagaacgcgagcagcagcattctggatcagctgcagctggaggatggattttttttagacagacctgtgaagacactgttgcaatagtcaatgcgactaaagataaacacatggaggagtttctctagatctcgcTGAGACATTCGTCCTCTGATCCTGACCACAGCACTGCTAAAGCATATGTCCAAAAATCTACAATAGAACATCTATCACCTGATGTTCTTCAGgcgatagaaggccgactttgtaactgtctttatgtggctctggaggttcaggtcagagtccatcactactcccaggtttcgggctgatcgctggttttcagttgtaataactgaagctgtgcattgactctagatcgttcctctttaggtccaaagatgataacttcagttttgtttctgttcagctggagaaagttttggcacatccacacatttatctgttctaagcatctgttcagtgattggatgggctctgagtcacctggtgacatcgtaatgtagagctgtgtatcatctgcatagttatggtagctaatattatttcctgttataacctgagctagtgtcCTCTGCTATgaccatctacaataactctttaattaaatgagttgtaacatttaattttcctctgggattaaaaaatagttttgaattgaatttgaatttaataaaTTGCATTATGAGGAAAGaacaatatgtaaaaatattgaagcaacatctaaagACATCAGCCAGGAGTTAAAGCTCAGGGCCATCGGAGTCTGCCAGATGGACAATGACCCTCCGCAAACAGCCAGAGTATAAAGCGGCTCAAGAACAAGTTAATGTTTTCAACTCAGTCCTATGGAGAATGTGGGCAACTCTGGAAAGATTTGTGAGATTGAGGCACCTAAAGACCTGACTGAGTTATGCCAGTTCCATCAGGAGTAATGGGCCAGAACGAcagcaaactattgtgaaaAACTTGTGGAAGGAAACACAAAAGGTTTCGCCCAAACCATCCAGTTCAAAGGCAGTTCTGCCACATACTTAGGAAATgtacataaacataaataaataaataaatctttgacaTATTCcttctctcattattgtggcatttagcaaatgaaaataactttggtcattctgacataaaacaagagatttggtctgatttaacttcagatggtgaggaaaaaatgttgtcttttaataTGTTGTATCTAAGATTATGGTTTCAAACCTCTATTAGCAGCACAGTTAATTGATGTTGATTGGGAAAATGTCCTTAAGAGATTCCATTATTCatgataaaaataatcatttactTATGTGGTCAATAACATTTCCTAAACTTCAAAGATCCTCCTGGTTCCTCAAAAGACCATACTAGCTAATCATAAATTGAAACATGGATGACTGAATTCAATTGTTATCAAAAATCATCGTTCCAAATAAAAGACAGGGCCGGAGAGCAATGGGAGAAGCCAAATATGACCAAGAATGCACCGAGAggactaaaaaaaatgttcctgaaCACAGAACAGTTACGTCTGTGTCCCACATTGATCTGACACATTTTACTGCTTTCCATTTACAGAAAGGCAAATAATGGAGAAGTTTGAAGAGAGTCACTTGCCTCTCACTGGTCTGTATTCTTAGTACTAAGATCAGTCAGCTCAGGCATTCCCGATGAGGCAGGTGGAGGTCACCAGACAGGAGCAAATGAACAAACATGGAAATCCATGTTGAGATGATGGATTGCAGGTCAATAAAGCATAAAAGTATGGAGGTCACACATAAGATGACGGTGAAAAAAGACCATCAAACATCATTTCTTATCTGGGAAATGTGGTCATTCGCTTCAAAGAGTTGGGAAGGATACAACAAGTGTTTTAACTCTGGCTTAAGAGGAATATctccaaaagcaacacattGGACCTGATCAAAGTCCCTGACAACTCTCAGTCTGGAAGCAGGGCTGCAGCGTACACAATATCACCTCCTTTTCTCACTCTCCCCTATGTACTTTCATCACTCTGTGATTTTTAGCATTTTCGGAAATATCATTTGTGCTCTATGAGATTCTGCTGCCATGAGACTCCAACGGGTGTATTGGCATGAACAATTTATGTTCCTAACAATTTGAACACATTAGCCAACAATTATAGCACTAAATAATTCTTTGGAACATGAGCACACTGATTTTGCTATGATGATATATTTTGCAGCTCTAGggttttaaaactatttttcagaAGGTGTGCATCCTGTTACATCTGTTGTAAAATGAATGCAACATGTCATAAAAACAATATCCTACCTAGTCTAACATGGTGGTCATAGCGTGGTGGTATACGATTGTTTTACTGCTTCAGAACCTGAATGACTTGTTGATGGAAACATGATCTCTGCTCTAAAGCAGATAATGTCCAACCATCAATTTCTATTGCAGGACAATGATCTGGAGCACACTTGGAAGTCCATCGCTGATTggttcagaaaacaaaataaaaagttgggATTCCCCTAGTTAACGTCTGAATTTACGGATTAAAATGTTGTTGCATGATCTTCAACAGGACATTGATGCTGAATATCTTCCAATGTGgctgaatgaaaacaattctgcaaagaagagtagGCATCACTCCTGCACAATGATAAAAATGACTCATTGCCTGTTATCTCAAAGAAGAgataattatttacttactttacagatcaaaaagaagaaaatcctgaCTATGTTTTAACTGTTTAGTTCACCATCAATCGGATCCCACGGAGCCGAGAGGTGGCCCAGTCATGGAGTTCCTCTGTTGTTAGCACCCTGAGCGCTCTGAGATACTCCCTCCCTTTGGTGTTCAGACTCCAGCCTGATGTGGTGAGTGACCCATAACCTTGACACAACCATCTCTTTTGATTCTCTCTGCACTTCatattattgatttgttttcagatgattcgcaacagcagaaaacaagtgtttttttttctgttgatgaAGTTAAGATTAGAGTTAAACCAATGTGAATAAAAGCTCCAGAGACTTGTCTGCCAGGAGCACAGTGTACAGTTGCTTTGGTAGACAACATGAGTGTGAACCACAAggttctgattttgtttttgacccGCTCTGTAGCAACGCCTTTTGTCCAGATGGATATTTCCAGACCTCTGGTAGCTAACATCTTTCCATATATTTAGCTGCTGGAAGTAGGAACCACCTGCTTGACTCTAAggcagtctttctcaaactgtaaTAAACAACTGTTTAGTTGCCGTGATGTGAGCTCAAAGACACTACAGTTAGCTTagctgtgtttaaaaataataatggataaatGGAAACATGATCAAGACACTAAAAAAAGCCTGAAGATATTGGTggaaagtttctcattttagtGACAgaactttagttttttaataCTGTTGCCATGCTTAGCATGCCACAGGTGTGCAGACCTCGGTCTGCAGCTGTGCTGAAGGTGATCTGACGATGAGGAGGTGGTGAACAGCGTTTTGCCCCACGCTGACTAACTGAATCttaacacataaaataaaatcatttatgttGGACTATCTAgtgactgaaagaaaatgtttgtttttgccaatgCAACTCAAgttattttcttgtattataATTATAGGTCACCCTAAAATGTTATTAGTGCACaagaactttttttatttccatgtgttttccCCCCCTTTTAAAGCTCAGAATCCACATTTTCacaatctgtaaataactcacaACGCCCCGGGGAGCAGGCACGTGATGAGGAGGGGGACAGAAGGGGCTTTACCCCCTgcccttttatccttgatgcccctagtgccctttttgagttttattttcatttttgtttttttcaatttttacatttttctttaatatgtatgtcagaaggcctgcttgttcccctcagcaataatatttatctaaatataatgaattagcaaaataaactagtctggctgccctcagtctaataatgactcagtttctcttcctccatgttgttcagacaccgggtccatggtgaggaggaggggggcggATCTTGGGCctctatcaaattatgggcaagaatatatattatatattttccaacacttatttgtgaataaaaacataggtctgatgttgaagttagaaaaactttctatttatttttcggAATTGTCCTCACAATAGCGGGACAGAACCCTCCTCAACCCCAATCACAGAAAAGgctcagctgcagagaaaacttctgactttaactttatCAGGCTGCCCAGTGCTGGACTGAATGCAGCCAGAGTCGGTCCCACCCACAGATATAAGGAATGTCTGTCTTTATATTAAACATTCTCAGCGTTTCCCTCAGTGTGTTaaaagcctggtgggccactaGGCTTTACTTgagcccccaccaggctaagcatagctaatttaagttttttaaatgtttgcatttttaagactttatagtcaagcattaatcttccaataacacataattatcagtTGATATTCTCAAATTGGCAAAACCCTGCATCCTGATATAAAGAAACGGTACTGTGACTGTCTTTACAGTCACAGTACCGTTTCTTTGTTTCAGAGGGATGCAGCACTCTTGAAATTGCTCAGATATCAGGGCATGATCATAAAACCCAGGGgtctaaattaaaaatgttctctaCCAGCCACAGTGGCTGGTAGAGAACATTTTTCACTgaccacttttttttcttttggttacAAACCCCACCAGTACaggcaaattatataaaatatataatttattcttAACTATATGAAAACCAATTTACTGACAAGACGTTTAGCATACAGATGCACATATACAGAATAATTTAACATGAAGCATGGACACCTTAACAGAGGTGTAGTGCAATAAGTTCAGCAAACTTTAACTACACAACCCTAACATTATTGCAAGCATTTTCtatgttgaacatttccacattttggctTCAACTCCCCCAGATAGTATTTATTAAAGATGTgtctagtcattttttaaacatttttaaaatagtatTAATAGCTGTTTTTTAgctgttatatttttttccctttttacatTTCCTATTGAAATTCAcaattcttattattattactaaaaacATCTCAGAACGTGCTTATTACTTACTCAGTGTTTTTCTGACTAAATGCTTGTTCAATGTTTGGTACCCCTACCCGGACTCACTCACACACATCTGCCCTCCTGCCTGGATGAAGCTTGATGAACATTTCCACTCCTTCTAAccgggcagcagcagctaacctgaactcttcctcaatCTGCCCCGGGTCAAGTCtctctcatcatcctcctccgACGATAATAATAAAGCCCCTGAATCGCTCATTCCTTCTCCTTGTCCGCTACTGAAGCTCCTCCAACGGTCAAAGTTAGTGTAGTAATTAACATATCGgttagtttgacacatttttctgaatgggcTTATAcgctttttagcttttgttgtttcagtttttctcgcATCCGATCTCGGAGGGGAGGGGCGGGCCAAGAAGGACCAAGAGACTTCATTGGATAAGCCGAATGCCcgtcaataaaatcaaccaatgggctgTCGCTGTCAATACAAAtgatatttaatataattttcttgTTAAATCATGACAGTGTAGGGCTGCctcatatacagtatgtgcgTCAGTCTGTAATCCAGATGGTCAGTCCTCCCCTGCACAAACTgaacacagtttgttttttttttcctgttcaaattGTCAACCCGTCACAGTGGTGGATGCGTTGCTCCAATTTACACGCCACTCCATACTTTTACCTGCATTTGGCCAGTGGCGGGTGCTAATTTCCactcaatgtcaaatttatttatatagcactttaaaaacgggtgtaaaactgcaccaaagtgctgtacaagaaCGACGACAACACAAATTgataaaaacagagtatcaaaacactacttcaaataaatgccaaagaataaaaatgagttttgggaagcattttaaaatgatccaggctgtgggcagatctaatttggaaaGGTAGATTGTTCCATAGAATAGGAGCAACAGAAAAAGCCCGATCTCCTTTCATCTTAAGTCGGGTCCGAGGAACTGTCAGTAATAGCTGATTAACTCCTGCATAGAACCATCAAATGTTTTACTGCAAATGGTAAACAGGGTCACAGGAAACGTTTTGAGAACTCCTAAAGATTTGAGAAGAATCAAAAATGAAGCTACCAAGAACTCGTTATCTTCTGGTGTTGTCATATTCCAGAACTGCAACCTGCCTGGAATTCCAGAAGTACAAGATGTTCAGAACTCAGAGACATGGTCAAGGTAAGGAAGGCTGAAACCTGACCACCACTGAACAAGACACACTGTTGAAACATCGAAACTGGATCAAGACAGATTTGaagacagatttttcaaagctttttggACTGATGAGATGAGTGACTCTTGACGGACCACATGGATGGACCTGTGGCTGGATCAGTAATGGGCACAGAGCTCCACCTCACATCAGACGGCAGCAAGGTGAAGGTGTGGTAGTCCTATGGGCTGGCATCACTAAAGATGAAATAGTTGGACCTTTTCAGGTTGAAGATGGATTCAAAATCAACTCCCAAACCTGCTGCCAGTTTTAGAAGACACTTTCTTCAAGCAGTGATACAGAAAAATGTCTGCATCTTTCAAGAAGACCATGGTTTTTATGCAGGAAAATGCTCCATAACATGCATCAAACTACTCCACTATGTGTCTGGCCAGTAAAGGCCTTAAAGATGAAAGAACAATGAAGTGGCCCCCTTCCTCACCAGAactaaaccccattgagaactTGTGGGCCCTTCTTAAACAGTTCACATCTCTGATCAGTGTCTGGGAGGCTGTGGTTGCTGCTGCACAAAAAGTTGATCGTCAACAGATCAAGAAACTGACAGACTACATGAGTGGAGGACTTATAACTGTTATTGAAAAGAAGGGTGGCTATATTggtcactgatttatttttcaaatgtcagaaatgtttgtcaATTTTGAATTGTATATTTATTATTCTCACTTTAACAGATGACAATAAACAAGTGAGATGGGaaacttttcagtttaaattcagTTGCATAATAATCCTGCAcacataaatattgttttaaaaaagccaaaaaaactcacttttactttcttaaatATTCAGGTTTGAGAGGTTGTTAACATTTTAGATTGACAGAGAGCACTGTAGATgttcaacaataaaattaatcatcaaaacTACAACTTGAGTAATAATTGTGCACACAGTGTAGTTGGTCACACAATAAGTAATAGCATTGATGTCCTCTCTAGGTGTCTGGCAAAGAGCAATCCAAGTTGTAGACTCAAATCAACCTTGTAGGGCTTCTTTGGCTTCCTGTGAttacattttcttgattttatacATCTGGACCCTAAAAAACTGTACAGTAAGTGATGCCTAAGACCTTTACTTAAAACGTGACAGCACAATGCAATTCTAAAATGTCCAGCAGTCTTAACGATAAGAGTGAAACGATGGCTCCCACCTGCAGTTCCTTTGTGGTCGACCCTGAGCCATAGATCCAGCTCTTGGAGCGCTAGGGCTGGTATCTCTTTCCATCCTGTCCTTGTTCCAGGCCTGGGCGGGTCCTCCTCTCCGTCTGGCCAACATACACAACAATGTTGAGTGACAAGTTTCAGCTCGGGTGAGCCCCTCTGTGGCCCCACTACAACCTTACTGTCTCGGTTTCCTTGGGGCTACTCCTCTCTTACGCCATCACCTGCGATGACCCTGAAGCTTGCATCCTTgttgctgctgctcagagcTTCTGGCTGCAACTCAATGCTGGTACCTGGTCATTTTCTGCATGCCTGGTTTACATCTTCTCAGCAGTTTCTGTCTTGCCTCCCAGTCCCTGGCACGCAGGCTGGGTGTTGGCAATGCCCTCATTGCttttgtctctctctgtccCGTGCTCTCTCCAGACGCCCCGTTATTTCCATCTCCCATCACCACAGATGGGAGAAACTTGTGTAATTAGTCGTAGGTCTCTCCCTGTGACTAATTACAGGGAGGCAAGACAGCAAGCTGCTGAGAGGATCACCGTGATCGATGACTGGCACTGACAGTTGTGGACGAGCCATCGACTTGCAGCCAGAAGCTCTGAGCAGCAATAATGCGGATGCGAGCGTCAGGACCTGTGACCAGGTTCACAGCCAAGGAGAGAACCAGTAGCCTCTAACTCAGCCAGGGAGTGAGAGGCTGCTCCTTCAATAAATGATACAACTCACAAACCTAGAAAGCTAAAACCAAAACctacatgtaaataaaaatggccaCCTTTCCACATATCATTGGGCGTAATGATGTAGCATGTTTATTACCCATTGGAGAAGATCACATTGGAATGAAAAACTGTGAATCAGTATTTGCCAGTAAGAAGCCCAATCACTTCATCTCTCTTTCCACTTTGTGTTCATAGCATGAGAAGCATTTTGTCTAAATGTGGCCTTCAACTTTGAATATAAGTGTGTTTACAACCTCCATTTCTCTGATTAAAGCCAACTTTCCATTACATGGCCCATTTACTGCCATCCTGAAGAGACAAACATGTTCTGATCTTTGTCAGTGTTATATCCTGGAAATGTGCTCAGCCCTCtctctttgtgtctgtgtgttttcacaGGTGCTGTGTAATGGTCCAGGGACCTGCGTTCCTCTGTGTATAACTGGACTTTTACTCAGAATTCTGGGAATAAAGAAAGTCGGGATAGTGTATGTTGAAAGCATTTGCCGAGTGCAGACACTGTCTTTAACCGGCAGGATCCTGTACCTGGTATCTGACTATTTTTTTGTGCAATGGTCATCTCTGAGGGACAAATACCCCAAAGCCATTTTTCTGGGAAGAATAGTTTGATAGGTGATAAACCATGGATGCTAAGTTGCACACATGCAAATAAAGGACTGAATGTCTGCTGTTCCACTTATGTATTTTTCATACTTGCTGTTTTCAGTTGTATACACaattaaagttgaaatatgAAAGAGGTCCACCTCCTGATTAAACCTGTCTGcaaatcctgaatgttttattcttaaaaatgatCCCGTCATGGTAAGAAAccctggtgaaaaataaatatactaagtatttaaaattttagtaTACTTTGGAATATACTAAAGCCAGCATACTTTAAGTCAGACTAATCATGAGTATAAATTGGTGCACTTTAAGTTCACTTAGGATTAGTTAACTTAACATTTTGGAACAACAAATTTTGTGCTTAGTGTCTAATAGTATTTAAATTGGATTAAAGTGTACTTTCATGTACTTTTTTTGGAACAATTTAAGTTATACTTAATATACTTTAAGTATAttgctttttatgtaatataaatgTGCTTGATTAGTATATTTTGAGTGTACTATTTTTGTgatcaaattacatttaaaatatatttagaatgtattttaagtatattggcattac
This portion of the Xiphophorus hellerii strain 12219 chromosome 21, Xiphophorus_hellerii-4.1, whole genome shotgun sequence genome encodes:
- the alg14 gene encoding UDP-N-acetylglucosamine transferase subunit ALG14 isoform X1, encoding MLLFGLVFSLFLTALLFLLRVYFLLNSGSNHPPKTRSHVAVLVVAGSGGHTTEIMRLMESLSAAYTPRHYVIADTDKMSEEKIVAFESSKPQSHTDVQFTINRIPRSREVAQSWSSSVVSTLSALRYSLPLVFRLQPDVVLCNGPGTCVPLCITGLLLRILGIKKVGIVYVESICRVQTLSLTGRILYLVSDYFFVQWSSLRDKYPKAIFLGRIV